The following is a genomic window from Phaseolus vulgaris cultivar G19833 chromosome 6, P. vulgaris v2.0, whole genome shotgun sequence.
attttttatgactGAATTTTTTGTAATTCATAGCTAATGCTGCAAATTAACATTTTGTAAACAATCCTTTGAAAATTTGCAAATAAATTCATTCCTCATTTGATTGTTCCTCCaatgaatgaaataaaatactGCAAGAGCTACGATGATGTAAATCATTGAAGTGGCATTTAGCTTAAACATTTAGACTGAGCAATTTTCCGACTGTTGCTTTTGGCAAGTAATGAGGAAAAAGAAATTATAGTTAAATTTCTCAACAAAATAAAGTGTTCTTATTCGATTGATGATGAATGCTTAAATGAAACCAATTGCAACTCTGATTGATCAAATGAACAATTTGAGAATTTCACTTCATACAGCAAAAGAGGGCACACTCTCTTGAATCAAGTTTCTGACCTTCACTCTCACCGCTCCACTCAACTGGTGCACGCTTTTGGCAATCCCCAAAAGTTCATCTTCCCCCATCTTATTCTTCGAGGAAACCAGTACCATTTGAGTTCCACAAAGCTCGTCGTAGATCCTCTCGAACTCCTGCAGCACCTCCTTCACAATCCCCACCTTGTTCCTCTTCAGTAGCATCTTCAGCAACGCCGCCACGTGCCTGTGAAAGTTTCCCTCCTCAACCGCGGGTGACCTCACACTTTGCAGCAGTTTCAAAAGCCTCGCAACATCCCTGTGAACAGAGTGAAGGGAATTGCTACTTTGGGCTACCTCCACGAGAGCTGCTGCATACCCAGTAGCGGGATTTGAGTTGCATATAGAAGAAGACGGTTTGGGTTTGAGGTGTGAGAGGGAGAATGGAAGCGAAGGGGAAGATTTGTGGGAGAAAGATTTGGTTTTGGGGAGAAAAGTGGGTGTGGAAGTGGAGAAAACATGATGGGGTTGTTGTGGTCGTTTGGGGGTTGCTCTGAAGGGATAGAAATCGCGATTTGTTAAGGTTGGTGAAGATGGGAAAGGGGAAACTTTAAGGGTTGAAACAGAGGTTGAGAGAGTATCCATGGAAAGTGGGTTTGAGATGGACAAGTTCTTAGGTTTGattggtttttgtttttgttttgtttaggaAAAGAGAAGAAAGTAAGCAGAGGATAAGTTTTGGCCACCTAGTCTCACAGAGGAACACATATGAATGCTGTTGAGGCTAACCTAAGTCAGTGTTTCTATACTTCACAATTGTATTTAGTAAAAGCAGTCATCTTTTGTTCAATTAATGGATATGATGCAATACAACATTCCATGAGTGGTTtatctcttttaaaaattaaatttagttgaCCCAAAAACCCTCAACTTTCACATATATAGAAGCTATATTACTTTtacatgaaaatatatttaatatatttttatta
Proteins encoded in this region:
- the LOC137831925 gene encoding ATP synthase delta chain, chloroplastic is translated as MDTLSTSVSTLKVSPFPSSPTLTNRDFYPFRATPKRPQQPHHVFSTSTPTFLPKTKSFSHKSSPSLPFSLSHLKPKPSSSICNSNPATGYAAALVEVAQSSNSLHSVHRDVARLLKLLQSVRSPAVEEGNFHRHVAALLKMLLKRNKVGIVKEVLQEFERIYDELCGTQMVLVSSKNKMGEDELLGIAKSVHQLSGAVRVKVRNLIQESVPSFAV